The following proteins are co-located in the Chaetodon auriga isolate fChaAug3 chromosome 23, fChaAug3.hap1, whole genome shotgun sequence genome:
- the cyyr1 gene encoding cysteine and tyrosine-rich protein 1 has product MENPWRRRRWGTQAVRWKLLRNSLLLCLFTGGSRAQCEGCVEYCCDGSPPFCCSYYAYVGDVLSGTAISGIVFGVVFLMGAVAALFLCGCMCMKNGRGARVGVFSTSYINTVTQGYPGPPPPYTYDYEMYPPSLHPPPYTPTQPRPANCSPPPPYPGCTRK; this is encoded by the exons ATGGAAAAcccctggaggaggaggaggtgggggacgCAGGCGGTGCGGTGGAAACTGTTGAGGAACTcgctgctgctttgtttattCACCG gtggcagcagagccCAGTGTGAAGGCTGTGTAGAGTACTGCTGCGATGGATCGCCGCCTTTCTGCTGCTCCTACTACGCCTACGTGGGGGACGTCCTCTC GGGCACTGCCATCTCTGGTATCGTTTTCGGCGTGGTGTTCCTGATGGGGGCGGTGGCGGCCTTGTTCCTGTGCGGGTGTATGTGCATGAAGAACGGGAGGGGCGCGCGGGTTGGCGTGTTCAGCACCTCCTACATCAACACTGTGACCCAGGGCTACCCAG GTCCCCCTCCTCCATACACCTACGACTACGAGATGTACCCTCCCTCGCTGCATCCCCCGCCGTACACCCCAACTCAGCCTCGGCCGGCCAACTgctcccccccacctccttaCCCCGGGTGCACACGCAAGTGA
- the adamts1 gene encoding A disintegrin and metalloproteinase with thrombospondin motifs 1: protein MLFLRVSIGLIAALCVGTAHSAWEESTVVPVRLDPTARFESETEPWRTLSAEEKEKEAEMREYRLDVFGKELILRLEPDQTFLAPGFVFHIVGSPESEPTQEPKNGAEPGCFFSGTVNGEEHSAAALNLCHGLRGGFYFQGEEYFIQPLNSSDFLGTEEDVHTIRRRGRAALAEEGSSKCGVNEDEERVPKNLEEEARQGAANTDQTAHHRTRRFVSTPRYLEIMLVADQSMAEFHGAGLKPYLLTIMAVASRLYRHPSIHNSISLAVVKLLVVYEEERGPQVSSNAAMTLRNFCQWQRQHNPPSDRHPEHYDTAVLFTRTDLCGAHSCDTLGMADVGTVCDPDRSCSIIEDDGLQAAFTVAHELGHVFNMPHDDAQLCSGVNGAHWGSHMMASTLSNLDQQQPWSPCSALMVTTFLDNGHGQCLLDKPVKPQPLPQPLPGTVYDADHQCRLTFGEDSQHCPDLSTTCAALWCTVTTSNGLLVCQTKNFPWADGTPCGHDSYCLAGQCLTKSQAAKHQTPVNGGWGVWGPWGDCSRTCGGGVQYSFRSCDNPLPKNGGKYCEGKRIQYRSCNTETCPDTNGLSFREEQCLAHNDMSAQVSLGSGEGVEWVPKYAGVSPKDRCKLVCRAKGTGYFFVLKSKVADGTPCSPDSTTVCVQGQCVKAGCDRVIGSSRRFDKCGVCGGDGSTCKKVSGSLERARPGYQDVVTIPAGATHLDVKQRAPGNGRHDNSYLAVRRQDGTYLLNGDYKLMTMETDIALRGALLRYSGSSATLERIRSFAPLPEPLTIQVLSVGEAPRPRVKYSYFAPRPNNAASVSNNGGRRQSINAIREVGGAEWTLREWGPCSQTCGGGMQQREVVCLDPHGRPSRDCPEELRPLASRSCATQTCPSWLLGEWSACSKTCGRGFRKRQLRCMGHDGRALTHDSCDPKDRPRPLLELCNQGAC from the exons ATGTTGTTTTTACGCGTTTCCATTGGTTTAATTGCCGCTCTGTGCGTCGGCACGGCGCACAGCGCCTGGGAGGAGAGCACCGTGGTGCCGGTCAGACTAGACCCGACGGCCCGGTTTGAGAGCGAAACCGAACCGTGGCGGACTCTCTCcgcagaggagaaggagaaggaggcgGAGATGAGGGAGTACCGGTTGGACGTATTTGGCAAGGAGCTGATCTTACGGTTAGAGCCTGACCAGACCTTCTTGGCGCCGGGTTTCGTCTTCCACATTGTGGGGAGTCCCGAGTCCGAACCGACACAGGAACCAAAGAACGGAGCCGAGCCAGGTTGCTTCTTCTCGGGCACGGTGAACGGAGAGGAGCACTCTGCCGCTGCGCTCAACCTGTGCCACGGACTGAGGGGCGGATTCTACTTTCAGGGTGAAGAGTATTTTATTCAGCCCCTTAACTCGAGCGACTTCCTtggcacagaggaggatgtCCACACGATCCGCCGGAGAGGTCGGGCAGCTTTGGCTGAGGAGGGGAGCTCCAAGTGCGGGGTCAACGAGGACGAGGAGAGGGTGCCAAAGAATCTGGAGGAAGAAGCCAGGCAGGGAGCCGCTAACACAGACCAGACAG CCCACCACAGGACCAGACGTTTCGTTTCTACCCCTCGCTACCTGGAGATCATGCTAGTGGCCGACCAGTCCATGGCTGAGTTTCACGGCGCCGGGCTCAAACCCTACCTGCTGACCATCATGGCGGTGGCGTCCCGCCTCTACCGCCACCCCAGCATCCACAACTCCATCAGCCTGGCAGTGGTGAAGCTGCTGGTGGTATACGAAGAGGAGCGAGGCCCTCAGGTGTCATCTAACGCCGCCATGACCCTCCGCAACTTCTGCCAGTGGCAGCGGCAGCACAACCCACCGAGTGACCGCCACCCCGAGCATTACGACACCGCCGTGCTCTTCACCAGGACG GACCTGTGTGGAGCCCACTCGTGTGACACTCTGGGCATGGCAGATGTTGGCACAGTCTGTGACCCTGACAGAAGCTGCTCAATTATTGAGGATGATGGGCTGCAAGCAGCATTTACAGTGGCACATGAGCTGG GCCATGTCTTCAACATGCCTCATGATGATGCCCAGCTGTGCTCCGGGGTCAACGGTGCCCACTGGGGCTCCCACATGATGGCCTCCACCCTGTCCAACCTggaccagcagcagccatggTCCCCCTGCTCTGCCCTCATGGTCACCACCTTCCTGGACAATGGCCATGGTCAGTGCCTGCTGGATAAACCGGTCAAACCTCAGCCACTGCCCCAGCCCCTGCCCGGGACGGTCTATGACGCCGACCATCAGTGTCGGCTGACCTTCGGCGAAGACTCCCAGCACTGCCCTGATCTGAGCACCACTTGCGCAGCTCTGTGGTGCACCGTGACTACATCCAATGGTTTGCTCGTGTGCCAGACTAAGAACTTCCCCTGGGCTGATGGAACACCATGCGGCCATGACAGCTACTGCCTGGCTGGACAGTGTCTCACGAAGAGCCAAGCTGCCAAACACCAG ACTCCTGTTAACGGTGGCTGGGGAGTGTGGGGTCCCTGGGGCGACTGCTCTCGGACCTGCGGCGGAGGGGTGCAGTATTCCTTTCGTTCCTGTGACAACCCTTTGCCCAAGAACGGGGGCAAGTACTGCGAGGGAAAGAGGATCCAGTACCGTTCCTGTAACACAGAGACCTGCCCAGATACCAATG GCCTGTCATTCCGTGAGGAACAGTGCCTCGCCCACAACGACATGTCAGCCCAAGTGTCACTTGGTTCAGGCGAGGGTGTCGAGTGGGTGCCCAAGTATGCTGGAGTTTCACCCAAAGACCGTTGCAAGCTGGTGTGCCGGGCCAAGGGGACTGGCTACTTCTTTGTCCTCAAATCCAAG GTGGCTGATGGCACACCTTGCAGCCCAGACTCCACCACAGTTTGTGTTCAAGGCCAGTGTGTCAAGGCTGGATGTGATCGTGTCATCGGCTCTAGCCGTCGCTTTGATAAATGCGGCGTGTGTGGCGGAGATGGCTCTACCTGCAAGAAAGTGTCTGGCTCTCTGGAGCGTGCCAG gccTGGTTACCAGGATGTTGTAACTATCCCTGCTGGTGCCACACACCTGGACGTCAAGCAGCGTGCCCCAGGCAATGGTCGCCATGATAACAGCTACTTGGCAGTGCGTCGCCAGGATGGCACCTATCTGTTAAATGGCGATTACAAGCTGATGACCATGGAGACCGACATTGCCTTGCGAGGGGCGCTGTTGCGATACAGCGGCTCCTCTGCCACCCTGGAGCGCATCCGAAGCTTCGCCCCACTTCCTGAGCCCCTCACCATCCAGGTGCTGTCTGTGGGGGAAGCCCCAAGGCCCCGGGTAAAGTACAGCTACTTTGCACCGAGACCCAACAATGCTGCCTCAGTGTCCAACAATGGAGGCCGCCGCCAGTCCATCAATGCCATCCGAGAGGTGGGTGGAGCCGAGTGGACCCTGAGGGAGTGGGGTCCATGCTCCCAGACCTGCGGAGGAGgcatgcagcagagagaggttGTGTGTCTGGATCCCCACGGTCGTCCCTCCAGAGATTGCCCGGAGGAGCTACGCCCCTTGGCCTCAAGGTCCTGCGCCACCCAGACCTGCCCCTCCTGGCTTCTCGGAGAATGGTCAGCATGCTCCAAGACCTGCGGCCGAGGCTTCCGCAAACGCCAGTTGCGCTGCATGGGCCACGATGGCCGCGCTCTAACCCACGACAGCTGTGACCCCAAAGACCGGCCGCGACCCCTGCTGGAACTGTGCAATCAGGGTGCCTGCTAA
- the adamts5 gene encoding A disintegrin and metalloproteinase with thrombospondin motifs 5, whose protein sequence is MVRLLGALAEGMLWFRLLLLCVVELELEAGLSTLQGFYLPPANGSLLTPARRTDGVVRTIDRIYHGGGKVGYLVYLDGSRFQLDMERDESVLSHHFSPQYVLAMMGESPAPLQRECAYRGTVDSNPESLAVFNLCGGGLEGFFAVSHARYTITPIIRAKGHEHDVRALQDSDAESALHVFTRESFSFEAMREGRESCGTRDGRRGRRDSAGKRRRRGRGKGRRDREGVPGEGIDDHGRRWWSHLAKAPALELGTRRKRSVSRARHVELLLVADDTMTKKYGKDLNHYLLTLASIASKLYGHASIENPIRLSVVKVTTVTEKEKGLEVTKNAAATLKSFCKWQNQQNPLDDDHQHHHDAAILFTRQDLCGHHSCDTLGMADVGTICSPERSCAVIEDDGLHAAFTVAHEIGHLLGLSHDDSKFCEERFGVNSDKRLMSSILTSIDASKPWSRCTSATITDFFDDGNAECLLDSPRQPLLGPEELPGQSYDAVRQCRLAFGPEYTVCPGMDVCSRLWCAVIRQGQMVCLTKKLPAVEGTPCGKGRICLQGKCVDKTRKRHYSASNHGSWSSWGPWGACSRTCGGGLQFAQRLCNNPPPRNNGRYCTGKRAVYRSCNVTPCPPSNKSFREEQCEVRNGPQTDPKGVKTFVEWVPKYAGVLPKDVCKLTCRAKGTGYYVVFSQRVVDGTECRPYSSSVCVKGKCVRTGCDGIIGSKLQFDKCGICGGDSTGCIRVVGNFTKKSKGYTDVVKIPAGSTHVKVRQHKAKDQTRYTAYLALRRPNGEYLLNGKFMISTSETIIPLNGSVLNYSGWSQRDEWLHSMGPGALQEALVVQILATDAKKPLDVRYSFFMPRRTAPQQPSAPLIPNLKSTPVPSTTTTSTTTRTTTTSSTTTSSSAPPVLVPGPPTAPGPSTPTPGPQWVTGSWMTCSRTCDTGWQSRTVQCKDRDGKLSKGCMLSSRPSAFKHCLVKKC, encoded by the exons ATGGTGCGGCTCCTTGGTGCTCTGGCCGAGGGCATGCTCTGGTTTCGGCTACTGTTGCTGTGCGTCGTGGAGTTGGAGCTGGAAGCCGGGCTTTCCACACTCCAGGGTTTTTATCTTCCACCTGCGAACGGGTCGCTTCTCACACCTGCCCGGAGGACAGATGGGGTCGTGCGCACCATTGACCGGATTTACCACGGAGGAGGGAAGGTGGGCTACCTGGTGTACCTGGATGGGAGCCGGTTTCAGCTGGACATGGAGCGGGACGAGTCGGTGCTGTCGCATCATTTCAGCCCCCAGTATGTGCTCGCTATGATGGGGGAGAGCCCCGCGCCTTTGCAGCGGGAATGCGCGTACCGCGGGACAGTGGACTCCAACCCGGAGTCCCTGGCGGTGTTCAACCTCTGCGGAGGGGGTCTCGAGGGCTTCTTCGCCGTGAGTCATGCACGCTACACCATCACGCCTATCATCAGGGCGAAGGGACACGAGCACGACGTGCGCGCCCTGCAGGACTCGGACGCGGAGAGCGCGCTCCACGTGTTCACGCGCGAGAGTTTCAGCTTCGAGGCCATGCGCGAGGGGCGCGAGAGCTGCGGGACGCGCGATGGGCGCAGAGGACGCAGGGATTCGGCGGGGAAACGCCGGCGCAGAGGGCGTGGGAAGGGGAGACGGGACAGAGAGGGGGTCCCAGGGGAGGGCATAGACGACCATGGGCGGAGATGGTGGAGCCATCTCGCCAAAGCGCCTGCTCTGGAGCTTGGCACGCGGCGCAAGAGGTCGGTCTCTCGCGCCCGGCACGTGGAGCTGCTCCTCGTAGCCGACGACACCATGACCAAGAAATATGGCAAGGACCTGAACCACTACCTGCTCACACTGGCCTCCATCGCCTCCAAGTTGTACGGGCACGCCAGCATCGAGAACCCCATCCGGCTTTCGGTGGTGAAAGTGACCACGGTCACCGAGAAGGAGAAGGGGCTCGAGGTGACCAAAAACGCCGCGGCGACACTGAAGAGCTTCTGCAAATGGCAGAACCAGCAAAACCCGCTGGACGAcgaccaccagcaccaccacgaCGCCGCCATCCTCTTCACCAGGCAG GACCTCTGTGGCCACCACTCCTGCGACACCCTGGGCATGGCGGATGTCGGCACCATCTGCTCTCCGGAGCGAAGCTGCGCCGTCATCGAGGACGACGGCCTTCACGCTGCGTTCACTGTCGCGCATGAGATTG GCCACCTGCTCGGTTTGTCTCACGACGACTCCAAGTTCTGCGAGGAGCGTTTCGGAGTGAACAGCGACAAGCGGCTCATgtcctccatcctcacctccatcGACGCCTCCAAGCCCTGGAGCCGCTGCACCTCGGCTACCATCACCGACTTCTTTGATGATGGCAACG CCGAATGTCTCCTAGACTCTCCTCGCCAGCCCCTTTTGGGCCCCGAGGAGCTCCCGGGACAGAGCTACGACGCCGTCCGCCAGTGTCGCCTGGCCTTCGGCCCCGAGTACACGGTCTGCCCGGGCATGGACGTATGTTCTCGGCTGTGGTGCGCCGTGATTCGCCAGGGACAGATGGTGTGTCTGACCAAGAAGCTGCCGGCCGTTGAGGGGACGCCCTGCGGGAAGGGACGCATCTGCCTGCAGGGAAAGTGTGTGGACAAGACCCGCAAGAGACACTACTCG GCATCCAACCACGGCAGCTGGAGTTCCTGGGGTCCTTGGGGTGCGTGCTCCAGAACTTGCGGGGGCGGGCTGCAGTTTGCCCAGCGTCTATGCAACAATCCGCCGCCACGGAACAACGGGCGTTACTGCACGGGCAAGAGAGCCGTCTATCGGTCCTGCAACGTCACACCGTGTCCACCATCAA ATAAGAGTTTCCGGGAGGAGCAATGTGAGGTGCGCAACGGTCCCCAGACAGATCCTAAAGGGGTGAAGACCTTTGTTGAGTGGGTGCCTAAGTACGCAGGAGTCCTCCCTAAAGATGTGTGCAAGTTGACCTGCAGAGCAAAAGGAACAGGATACTACGTGGTATTCTCTCAGAGG GTGGTAGACGGGACAGAGTGTCGTccttacagcagctctgtgtgcgTCAAAGGGAAATGTGTACGGACAGGCTGCGACGGCATCATTGGCTCCAAGCTCCAGTTTGACAAGTGTGGTATATGCGGAGGCGACAGCACAGGATGTATCCGCGTGGTGGGCAACTTCACCAAGAAGAG TAAGGGCTACACTGATGTGGTGAAGATCCCTGCGGGCTCCACCCACGTCAAGGTTCGTCAGCACAAGGCAAAGGACCAGACCCGATACACCGCCTACCTTGCCCTCCGACGCCCCAACGGCGAGTACCTCCTAAATGGCAAGTTCATGATCTCCACCTCCGAGACAATCATCCCACTCAACGGTTCTGTGCTCAACTACAGTGGCTGGAGCCAAAGGGACGAGTGGCTTCACAGCATGGGTCCTGGGGCCCTCCAAGAAGCCTTGGTGGTCCAGATTCTAGCGACAGACGCTAAAAAGCCCCTGGATGTTCGTTACAGCTTCTTCATGCCCCGTCGGACAGCCCCACAGCAGCCATCAGCTCCCCTCATTCCCAACTTAAAGTCGACCCCTGTGCCGAGCACAACTACAACCTCAACCACAACGagaaccaccaccaccagtagCACCACtacatcctcctctgctccccctGTGCTGGTCCCAGGGCCACCTACAGCCCCAGGTCCCTCCACCCCAACCCCAGGGCCCCAGTGGGTAACAGGGTCCTGGATGACCTGCTCTAGGACTTGTGACACTGGCTGGCAGAGCCGGACAGTGCAGTGTAAGGACCGGGACGGGAAACTGTCCAAGGGCTGCATGCTAAGTTCCCGCCCCTCTGCCTTCAAACACTGTCTGGTGAAAAAATGTTGA